CCAAATTTGAGACGCGTCACCTGCAAGACGCGTTCCAGGTTAAGGGCTGCGAGCCTTATCCAGCGGGCATGCGACGATCATGACGCCACGCCGCCACGCTTTTCGAGAACGCTGCTTGGCAGGACGTACCAGATGGCGCTGGCGATCTGCAGCGCGATCAACACGCCCCACGCGCTCAGATGCGCCGTGGCGGGATAGTGGCCACCTTGGGCCGGCCAGCGGGACAGCATGGCCCCTATGCCCACTTGCAAGCCGAAGATCAGGATGAACAGGACAAGCGTGAGCGTGCTGTGCGCGCGGCCAATCATGTGGGTCGGGAAATATTCGGCCATCACCGCGTAGCTCAGAATGCCGGTTCCGCCGAACACGCCGTAACAAGCGATCAGCAAGGCCGGAGATATCGGCGCACGCACGAGCATCAGCACCTGGACCAGTACGAACAGCGCCATGCCGAAGCCGCAAAACGCGTAGACCGTGACGCCGCGTTTCTGCAGACCGCGCGCCGCCACGCCAAAACCAACACAGCCGATCATCATCGCGATGCCGAGCACCGATACCAGCACCGCGGCGTATTGCGCGCTCAGGCCCATGACATCGAGAAGGTAGGGCCTGATCCATAGCGACTGCATGGCGTAGAAAACGCCTTGTGTAGCGACCGAAAACGACGCGATCTTCCAGAACGCACCGCTGCGCAGAATGCGCAACGTGCCCTGGAACTGAGTGAGCATGTCGGCTTTTCGATGCACGCCGTCTCGATGTTCCGGTGCAAAAAGAAAGATGGCTGCCGCGACCGCGAGGGTCATCGCGACGAGACCGTAGCAGACGTTGCGCCAGTCGGTCACCCCGAGCAGCAGGGCGAGCGGCGAGCCGACCACCACACCACCGAGGCCACCGACCGCCATCACGAGACCGTTGACCATCGGAAGTTGTGCCACGGGCAGGATTTGCGCGAGCGCCTTGAAAGCCGCGCTCATGCAGACGGACACGCCCACGCCAATCAGCAACCGCCCCAGCATCATGGCGCCGATGCCGTGCGCCGCGCCGAACACACCGATCCCTAGCGCCGCGAACAACAGCATTCCCGCAGTGGCCCGGCGCGGGCCAAAGCGATCGAGCAAGATGCCCACGGGAATTTGCGCCGCCGCAAAACCAAGAAAGTACAACGACGTGAGCAAGCCGAGATCTGCCCCCGACAAACCCAGATCGTGCGTAATGTAGGGAGCGAAGCCGAGATTCACCCCACGGAAGACGTACGAGACGAAATATCCGGCGGAAAACAGAAAAAAGACGCGAAGCCGAACGGAAGACGTCATGTGCAGCGCAGGGGTTTAGGTATGAAGCGGCAGTTTAACGCGCACGCCCAAATGAAAACGCCGTCACCTTGGTGACGGCGGGGATTCTTGACCGCGCAGACAGGTTATTACTTCTTCTTTTTATCTGTCGACTTGGTTGATTTCGTGGTTTTCGATACTGCTGCGGGCTTTACCGCCACCGATTTGACCGTTTTGGACGGCGCGCTGAATTTTTCAGTTACGCGAGTCACCTTGGCCGGGGCACTGGCCTTACCGCCACGCGCCGTGTGCGCCGTGCTCCTCGATTCCGGCACGTGCGTGCCGATCTTGGTCACGCCACCCCTGTTCCGGCTGGTCGCAGCCACCGTTTCCACGCGCACCGGACCGGGTTCTGCCGGGACAGCGCGCCCGACCGGCACGTGCAGCACGATCAACTGACCGGGCAATACGGAATCGCGGTGAGTCCGGTTCCAGCTTTTAACCTGCGAGATCGACACGTTGTACCGATCGGCGAAAGTCGACATGGGTTGCGCGCGGCGAACGCGGATCAGCATCTTGCGGGTATCGGGAACGTCCGGCTCAACCGCCAGCATGGCGCTTTCGGCGACGTCGGCGCTGATGTCCTCGTCGTCGTCATCGCTGCGCGGCACCACGATGGTCGAGCCCGCTTTCAACCGCATGCCGGCTGGAATGCGGTTCACCGACATCAGCGTATCCGCGTCCACGCCAATTTTCTGCGCGATGACAGCGGGCGTTGCCCGTTCGCTCACCGTATAGGTCGTCCACGACGACAACTGGCCCGAATACGACTTCAGGTTCTTCTGGAAGGCGCTGGCGTTATCGAAGGGCAGCAAAATCTGCGGACTCGTTGCGCCGAGAATCACCGGCTTCGCAAACGATGGATTAAGCGAGCGGAACTCCTCCACCGTCATGCCCGCGAGCTTGGCCGCCATGGTCACGTCCATGTCGCGCGACGTGGTAACCGTCACGAAATACGGGTGATTCGGGATGTCAGGAAGCGTCAGCCCGTACATTTGCGGATTGGAGACAATGTTCTTCACCGCCTGCAGCTTCGGGACGTAGTTGCGCGTCTCGTTCGGCATCCGCAGGCTTTGATAGTCCGTCGGCAGGCCCATCGCCTCGTTCTTGGCGATCGCCTTCTGCACGTTGCCCTCGCCCCAGTTATACGCGGCGAGCGCCAGATCCCAGTCGCCGAACATGTCGTGGAGGCGCGAAAGATAGTCGAGCGCCGCGCTGGTAGACGCGAGCACGTCGCGCCGCTCATCCTGAAACATGTTCTGCTTCAGGTTGTAGTCGCGGCCCGTACCCGGCACGAACTGCCACATGCCCGCGGCCTTCGCGACCGATAGCGCCTGCGGGTTGTAGGCCGATTCGATAAACGGCAGCAACGCGAGTTCGGTCGGCATGTGCCGCTGCTCGAGTTCCTCGACGATGTGATACAGGTATTTTTGCGAGCGCCCAGTCATGCGCTCGACGTAATCCGGTCGTTGCGCGTACCAGTTGACCTGCATGTCGACCAGGTCGCTTTGCAAATCGGGAATCTGAAAACCACGGCGGATACGGCCCCACAAATCGCCGTCGGGTCCGCTAAGTGAATCGAGCGACGTCTTGTCGACGTTGATCGTTTCCTTGGCGGCGGCAGTCTTGCGGATCGTGTCTGCTACGGCTTGCTGATTCTGAGCGGAAGGAAGTGAAGAAAGGGAGTTGGTCGCTGTCGGTCCCTGGCTGGCACAAGCAGCCAATGTCAGGACGAGGAGCGCGCTTAAAATCAATCGCATGAACGTCTCGGATTCCAAAAAATGTGCTTGGAAATTTGGACCCGATAGTACGGAAGCGCACTCATCACGTCAATATAAATGCAAAAAACTCAGCAAAATCCGGGGCCTGCAATGGTTTTCAACGTTTCAGATGAAGATAACCGCAAGTGTTGCTGGGTTAGTGAGGGTTAGCGAAATTTATCTTTCCAGCCGCGCATCAGCGTGAACGCGTCGAGCCGGTCCCGCACCGGGCGCTCGAACTGAGCGGCAAGCGTGGCCTGCACGCTTTTTTCGCCTACGCGCAGGAACGGATTTGCGTTTCGTTCGTGCAGGAGCGTAGTCGGAATGGTCGGCTGGTTACGGGCGCGCAAGCCCTCCGCGTCCTTCTGCCATTGCGCCAACGCGGCGTTGTCCGGCTCGGCCGCCCGGGCAAAGCGGATATTCGACAGGGTATATTCGTGGGCACAATGAACCAGCGTGGCGTCAGGGAGTGCGGCGAGCGCATCGAGCGAACTCAGCATTTGTTGCGCCGTGCCTTCGAACAGCCGGCCGCAACCGCTCGCGAACAAGGTGTCGCCGCAAAAGAGATGCGGCGTCCCTTGTGGATCGCCCGGCTGGAAGTACGCTATGTGCCCGGCGGTGTGCCCCGGTACGTCGATAACCGAGCATTCCAGCGCCGGACTCGCGATACTGACGTGATCGCCCTGCTTCACGCGTCGCGTCAGATGCTCGATAGCCTCGCCAGCCGGGCCGATCACCGGGATTTCTCCATCGGCTGATCGGCTAACGAGCAGTTTTGCGACGCCGCCGACGTGGTCGTGATGGTGGTGCGTGAGTAAAATGGCGGTTAGCCGCCAACCGCGTTTCGTCAAATAGGCTTCGACGGGCGCGGCGTCGCCAGGATCGACCACGACGGCATTTTGCCCGTCCGACACCAGCCAGATGTAGTTGTCTTCGAACGCCGGAACCGGCACGTACTCAAGCGTTTTCATAAGGCGACTCACCCGAACATGTCAGAGCGAACAATTATAGACTGGCCCGCCTGGACACTTTCCGCGCCTGGCCGCTATGTGCTCGAGTGGGAGCAGGCACAGCTTGATCGCGTGGTGTCGGATATTTTCGGCTATCACGCGCTGCAACTCGGCCTGCCGGGGCTCGACGCATTGCGCGAGAACCGCATGCCGTATCGCGGCCTCGTGCTTGATACCGCCAGCGCCGCCAGCGCGCCTTTCACGCTGCCCCCGCCAGTCTTGGCCGACGCGCGGCCGGGCGTGACGTCGCTGCCGTCCGCGAGCCGAGGCTTGCACGCGCCGGAAGGACGCAGCGCCGTGTGGTGCGATCTGCTCGACTTGCCGTTCGAAGCGCAAAGCGTCGACCTGCTGGTCATGCCGCATACGCTGGAATTCACGAGCGACCCGCACCGGTTGCTCAGAGAAGCCGAACGTGTGCTGATGCCTGAAGGACAGTTGATCATCCTCGGCTTCAATTCCCTGAGCCTGTGGGGAGCACGGCAATCGCTCGGCAAGGTTGCGGGCAAGCCGTTTGTCCCGTCCGCGCACGAAATGATCGCGTTCACGCGGATCAAGGACTGGATCAAGCTGCTCGGGTTCGACCTTGAACGCGGGCGCTTCGGCTGCTATCGTCCGCCTCTCCTGACCGAACAGTGGCTGGCGCGCTATCAGTTCATGGAAGCCGCTGGCGACCGCTGGTGGCCCATTTTCGGCGCCGCCTACATGATCACGGCCATCAAGCGCGTGCGCGGCATGCGCCTGATCGGGCCGCGCAAGCTGAAAAAACCTGCCCTCGCACCGGGCCTCGCCCCGGTCGCCACGCCGCATACACGCAACGAGCATTGATGACCTTAGACACCACAGACAAAGTAATCGACATTTATACCGACGGCGCCTGCAAAGGCAATCCTGGCCCCGGTGGCTGGGGCGCACTCCTGCGTTTCGGCGATCAGGAAAAGGAATTGTTCGGTGGCGAAACGCCGACGACCAACAACCGGATGGAACTCATGGGCGTGATTTCGGCGCTCGAAGCGCTCAAGCGGCCGTGTCGCGTGGTCATTCACACCGACTCGCAATATGTCCAGAAGGGCATCAGCGAATGGATCCACGGCTGGAAAAAGAAGAACTGGATGACAGCCGCGAAAACGCCCGTCAAGAATGCGGATTTGTGGAAACGGCTCGATGCGCTGGTTGTTCAGCATCAGATTGAATGGCGCTGGGTGAAAGGCCATTCGGGCCATCCCGAAAATGAACGCGCCGACGCGCTCGCGAATCGCGGCGTCACTTCACTCGCCGAAGGTTAATTCTTATCTCTATGCGCCAACTCGTACTCGATACCGAAACTACCGGCCTCAACGCCCGCACGGGCGACCGTATTATTGAAATTGGCTGCGTCGAGCTTGTGAATCGACGGCTCACCGGCAATAACCTGCACTTCTACGTGAATCCGGGACGCGACAGCGATCCGGGCGCGCTTGCGGTTCACGGACTGACCACGGAATTCCTCAGCGATAAACCCAAGTTCGCCGATATCGCTGCCGAGTTGCGCGATTTCGTGGCGGGCGCGGAGCTGATCATTCACAACGCGCCATTCGACGTCGGTTTCATGGACGTGGAGTTCGGTCTGGTCGGCATGCCTGGCGTGAAGGAAGTGTGCGGCGGTGTGATCGACACACTGGTGCAGGCGAAGCAGATGTTCCCCGGCAAGCGCAATTCACTCG
This window of the Caballeronia sp. SBC1 genome carries:
- the gloB gene encoding hydroxyacylglutathione hydrolase; translated protein: MKTLEYVPVPAFEDNYIWLVSDGQNAVVVDPGDAAPVEAYLTKRGWRLTAILLTHHHHDHVGGVAKLLVSRSADGEIPVIGPAGEAIEHLTRRVKQGDHVSIASPALECSVIDVPGHTAGHIAYFQPGDPQGTPHLFCGDTLFASGCGRLFEGTAQQMLSSLDALAALPDATLVHCAHEYTLSNIRFARAAEPDNAALAQWQKDAEGLRARNQPTIPTTLLHERNANPFLRVGEKSVQATLAAQFERPVRDRLDAFTLMRGWKDKFR
- a CDS encoding transglycosylase SLT domain-containing protein — encoded protein: MRLILSALLVLTLAACASQGPTATNSLSSLPSAQNQQAVADTIRKTAAAKETINVDKTSLDSLSGPDGDLWGRIRRGFQIPDLQSDLVDMQVNWYAQRPDYVERMTGRSQKYLYHIVEELEQRHMPTELALLPFIESAYNPQALSVAKAAGMWQFVPGTGRDYNLKQNMFQDERRDVLASTSAALDYLSRLHDMFGDWDLALAAYNWGEGNVQKAIAKNEAMGLPTDYQSLRMPNETRNYVPKLQAVKNIVSNPQMYGLTLPDIPNHPYFVTVTTSRDMDVTMAAKLAGMTVEEFRSLNPSFAKPVILGATSPQILLPFDNASAFQKNLKSYSGQLSSWTTYTVSERATPAVIAQKIGVDADTLMSVNRIPAGMRLKAGSTIVVPRSDDDDEDISADVAESAMLAVEPDVPDTRKMLIRVRRAQPMSTFADRYNVSISQVKSWNRTHRDSVLPGQLIVLHVPVGRAVPAEPGPVRVETVAATSRNRGGVTKIGTHVPESRSTAHTARGGKASAPAKVTRVTEKFSAPSKTVKSVAVKPAAVSKTTKSTKSTDKKKK
- the dnaQ gene encoding DNA polymerase III subunit epsilon, which encodes MRQLVLDTETTGLNARTGDRIIEIGCVELVNRRLTGNNLHFYVNPGRDSDPGALAVHGLTTEFLSDKPKFADIAAELRDFVAGAELIIHNAPFDVGFMDVEFGLVGMPGVKEVCGGVIDTLVQAKQMFPGKRNSLDALCDRFGISNAHRTLHGALLDSELLAEVYLAMTRGQESLVIDMLGETQSTGVGHAPRIALDDLQLPVLVASEEELSAHLAVLDDLDKAVKGTSVWRIETVIAVEVAAGS
- a CDS encoding class I SAM-dependent methyltransferase — translated: MSERTIIDWPAWTLSAPGRYVLEWEQAQLDRVVSDIFGYHALQLGLPGLDALRENRMPYRGLVLDTASAASAPFTLPPPVLADARPGVTSLPSASRGLHAPEGRSAVWCDLLDLPFEAQSVDLLVMPHTLEFTSDPHRLLREAERVLMPEGQLIILGFNSLSLWGARQSLGKVAGKPFVPSAHEMIAFTRIKDWIKLLGFDLERGRFGCYRPPLLTEQWLARYQFMEAAGDRWWPIFGAAYMITAIKRVRGMRLIGPRKLKKPALAPGLAPVATPHTRNEH
- a CDS encoding nitrate/nitrite transporter, with product MTSSVRLRVFFLFSAGYFVSYVFRGVNLGFAPYITHDLGLSGADLGLLTSLYFLGFAAAQIPVGILLDRFGPRRATAGMLLFAALGIGVFGAAHGIGAMMLGRLLIGVGVSVCMSAAFKALAQILPVAQLPMVNGLVMAVGGLGGVVVGSPLALLLGVTDWRNVCYGLVAMTLAVAAAIFLFAPEHRDGVHRKADMLTQFQGTLRILRSGAFWKIASFSVATQGVFYAMQSLWIRPYLLDVMGLSAQYAAVLVSVLGIAMMIGCVGFGVAARGLQKRGVTVYAFCGFGMALFVLVQVLMLVRAPISPALLIACYGVFGGTGILSYAVMAEYFPTHMIGRAHSTLTLVLFILIFGLQVGIGAMLSRWPAQGGHYPATAHLSAWGVLIALQIASAIWYVLPSSVLEKRGGVAS
- the rnhA gene encoding ribonuclease HI, with product MTLDTTDKVIDIYTDGACKGNPGPGGWGALLRFGDQEKELFGGETPTTNNRMELMGVISALEALKRPCRVVIHTDSQYVQKGISEWIHGWKKKNWMTAAKTPVKNADLWKRLDALVVQHQIEWRWVKGHSGHPENERADALANRGVTSLAEG